A part of Maridesulfovibrio hydrothermalis AM13 = DSM 14728 genomic DNA contains:
- a CDS encoding substrate-binding domain-containing protein, whose amino-acid sequence MTIKRTITTNKHINILFKGSVYILVCIIIILTTAQSSYSKSTIVVIPKATLPHYWKIVCTGAHTAIQNTSSELIWRGPRTENKIGAQVHLMDFYIKKKVDAIVIAPSHKFKINESIDKAVHAGIKVVVIDSQTSTKTIHSFIGTDNFKAGALGAKIIVGKIKKKGPVLLMGHVPGSASIENRVDGFIEEIHKIAPGLSIIRADLIEGAAGEARLVAETIIKNTPSIAGIFAVNETTAEGVLHALDKIDITIPFVGFDYSQKLLKGIKDGRIDALITQTPYAIGYMGVKTALNLIKGKKVPAIMESPVKVLTLENIDSAQSLRCLQKLSEELKDKCPMCFN is encoded by the coding sequence ATGACCATAAAACGAACAATTACCACTAATAAGCACATAAATATTCTGTTCAAAGGGTCAGTATACATACTAGTCTGCATAATTATAATATTGACAACAGCTCAAAGTTCTTATTCTAAATCAACTATAGTTGTAATTCCAAAAGCTACATTACCACATTACTGGAAAATAGTATGTACCGGTGCACATACAGCAATACAAAATACCAGCTCAGAATTAATTTGGAGAGGACCGCGTACTGAAAATAAAATAGGTGCTCAAGTCCACCTTATGGATTTTTACATAAAGAAAAAAGTTGATGCGATTGTTATTGCCCCTTCCCACAAGTTTAAAATCAACGAAAGCATTGATAAAGCTGTTCATGCCGGCATCAAAGTAGTTGTTATTGATTCACAGACCTCCACCAAAACCATACACAGTTTTATAGGCACAGATAATTTCAAAGCCGGCGCTCTGGGGGCAAAAATAATTGTCGGTAAAATAAAAAAGAAAGGACCTGTTCTTTTAATGGGGCACGTCCCCGGCAGTGCTTCTATAGAAAACAGAGTAGACGGATTCATTGAAGAGATACATAAAATAGCCCCGGGGCTATCCATAATACGAGCGGACCTGATAGAAGGGGCTGCCGGCGAAGCACGCCTTGTGGCAGAAACAATTATTAAAAACACTCCGAGCATTGCAGGAATTTTTGCAGTAAACGAAACGACCGCCGAAGGAGTGCTGCACGCTCTTGATAAGATAGATATAACTATCCCTTTTGTCGGTTTTGACTACAGCCAAAAACTTTTAAAAGGTATTAAGGACGGAAGAATTGATGCCTTAATAACCCAGACTCCTTATGCCATTGGATACATGGGGGTGAAAACTGCGCTTAACCTCATTAAAGGGAAAAAAGTCCCTGCAATAATGGAAAGTCCGGTTAAAGTCCTGACATTGGAAAATATTGATTCAGCTCAAAGTTTAAGATGTCTGCAAAAACTGTCCGAAGAATTAAAAGATAAATGCCCCATGTGTTTTAACTAA
- a CDS encoding glycosyltransferase family 2 protein gives MTLLSIIIPNYNYGHFADRFFGSIAAQTLRLDDVEILFVDDGSSDNSIEQAQKWAGKINCACFEILTPPRSGKPGLVRNHGLERAKGQYLVCFDPDDSLHPAYLSTCIDFLELNPEISLVYTDYLERKPDTVTEFILPDFKPLYLRTQNPIPPAAVFRREIWDAGVRYKDNTTYEDWDFWIQCIMAGAKASRIAKVLYTYEIHDSNFSHQAVKDDGPAKACIVLNNPAFFQPVIRRWAQDHLRGRAYAPAFRRGYIPTANDIKKLMDVIKRVDG, from the coding sequence ATGACCTTACTTTCCATAATAATTCCTAATTATAACTACGGACATTTTGCGGACCGTTTTTTCGGATCTATTGCAGCTCAGACTTTGCGGTTGGATGATGTGGAGATTCTCTTCGTAGATGATGGCAGCAGTGACAATTCGATTGAACAGGCGCAAAAGTGGGCCGGAAAAATCAATTGTGCCTGTTTTGAAATTCTGACTCCGCCCAGAAGCGGTAAGCCCGGTTTGGTCCGGAATCATGGCCTTGAGCGGGCTAAGGGGCAATATCTGGTTTGTTTTGATCCTGATGATTCTTTGCATCCGGCTTATCTCTCAACCTGTATTGACTTCCTTGAGCTTAATCCTGAAATTTCACTTGTTTATACTGACTATCTGGAAAGAAAACCGGATACTGTAACAGAGTTTATCCTTCCTGATTTTAAGCCTCTCTATCTGCGGACCCAGAATCCGATTCCTCCGGCTGCGGTTTTTCGTCGGGAAATATGGGATGCTGGTGTTCGCTACAAAGACAATACCACATATGAAGACTGGGATTTCTGGATTCAATGTATCATGGCCGGAGCAAAAGCCAGTCGCATTGCTAAGGTATTGTATACTTATGAAATCCATGACAGCAATTTTTCTCATCAGGCTGTTAAAGATGACGGTCCGGCCAAAGCCTGTATTGTACTTAATAATCCCGCTTTCTTTCAGCCTGTGATTCGCCGGTGGGCGCAGGATCATCTTCGGGGCAGAGCCTATGCTCCTGCTTTCAGAAGGGGCTATATTCCTACTGCAAATGATATCAAAAAACTTATGGATGTTATTAAACGCGTAGATGGATAA
- a CDS encoding phosphate/phosphite/phosphonate ABC transporter substrate-binding protein, producing MKYFSSLIFMLSLLAGSFFVSTAVPVFAGSNIAAPGRTLYIGRVSNSPRKDYIPMKLMGNFLVSRLKQHGYTQLEVVFAKNNAEMAELFKKGELDIASETIYGASIFMNDGGAVPLLIEKRDGMLTYFGILFARKDSSIKNLEGLEGAYIAFEDAGSTSGYFLPRNLFLSKGYKLEEMEAPLRGKPNVPNDLLGYGFAEDELKLVTWVFNGYADIGCLGMKDWNNEKRVPSKMKKDLAIIGRTEEVPRSILLVGRHLSTEVRASLVEILLTVDQTEQGRKAVSGYRGATGYIRIDKSTDEIINRMRYLSGN from the coding sequence ATGAAATATTTTTCCAGTTTGATTTTTATGCTCAGCTTGTTAGCTGGATCTTTTTTTGTCTCAACAGCTGTCCCTGTTTTTGCCGGGAGCAATATTGCTGCGCCGGGGCGTACTTTATATATCGGAAGGGTTTCTAATTCTCCCCGTAAAGATTATATCCCCATGAAGTTGATGGGTAATTTCCTTGTCAGCAGGTTAAAGCAGCATGGGTATACACAGCTGGAGGTTGTTTTTGCCAAAAATAATGCTGAAATGGCAGAGTTGTTTAAAAAAGGAGAACTGGATATTGCTTCTGAAACCATTTACGGGGCATCAATTTTTATGAACGATGGCGGGGCTGTTCCGTTGCTGATTGAAAAACGGGATGGGATGTTAACTTATTTCGGTATCCTTTTTGCCCGCAAAGATAGTAGTATTAAGAATTTAGAAGGGCTTGAGGGGGCGTATATTGCCTTCGAGGATGCCGGGTCCACCAGTGGTTATTTTTTGCCCCGTAACCTTTTTTTAAGCAAAGGATATAAGCTGGAGGAAATGGAAGCTCCTTTACGCGGTAAACCGAATGTTCCAAATGACTTACTCGGCTATGGATTTGCTGAGGATGAGCTTAAGCTGGTTACCTGGGTTTTCAATGGATATGCAGATATAGGTTGCCTTGGGATGAAAGATTGGAACAATGAAAAAAGGGTTCCCTCCAAGATGAAAAAGGACTTGGCTATTATCGGCAGGACCGAAGAAGTGCCCAGATCAATACTTCTCGTCGGGAGACATCTCAGTACAGAGGTCAGAGCTTCTCTTGTGGAAATTCTGCTTACTGTTGATCAAACGGAACAAGGTCGCAAAGCCGTGTCCGGTTATCGCGGTGCTACGGGATATATTCGAATAGACAAGTCCACTGATGAGATAATTAATAGAATGCGATACCTTTCCGGGAATTAA
- a CDS encoding tetratricopeptide repeat protein: MLGELRYGIFSSNSRHISNDRLTLVGLGASNINVYSTWESAIEALQSKAIDVALVDESLHDSSGAECVRKLRRHASRSLPVIMVTQDQRKDSVLDSISAGCGGYVLRPYSMETLKRHLFSAYMSASPDEIEQELLNGSWELVSNGSFDEALDGFEEIVEEITEQQNPAEELFEKGLNFLAKEKFGKAIIAFNKAIAMNEMYAEAYKGMADAYKGKGDMDSYNKYLNKSADIYAAQDSLDDVKALFIEILQNDPDAVNPFNRLGVKLRKEGDYHGAIKAYHQACTFTPNDANLYYNMARAYTYSKDYESALNYTELSLRLDPGMEPGKALHTQIIKLMEKEQQKTNPQKSTTLQKKVTIDNGE; the protein is encoded by the coding sequence ATGCTTGGCGAGTTAAGATATGGTATTTTTTCCAGCAATTCACGGCATATATCAAATGACAGACTGACATTAGTCGGCCTCGGAGCTTCAAATATTAATGTTTACTCTACATGGGAAAGTGCCATTGAAGCTCTTCAGAGCAAAGCAATAGACGTTGCCCTAGTTGATGAATCCCTTCATGATTCATCAGGAGCAGAGTGTGTACGTAAATTGCGCAGGCATGCCTCAAGATCCCTTCCGGTTATTATGGTCACTCAGGACCAGCGTAAAGATTCTGTACTGGATTCAATATCAGCAGGTTGCGGAGGGTATGTACTGCGCCCTTACAGTATGGAAACCCTCAAACGACATCTTTTTTCCGCGTACATGAGTGCCTCCCCTGATGAAATTGAACAAGAGTTGCTTAATGGTTCATGGGAGTTAGTATCCAACGGCAGCTTTGACGAAGCTCTTGATGGATTTGAAGAAATCGTTGAAGAAATCACCGAGCAGCAGAACCCGGCAGAAGAATTATTCGAAAAGGGGTTGAACTTTCTGGCAAAAGAGAAGTTCGGCAAAGCAATAATAGCTTTTAACAAAGCCATTGCCATGAATGAAATGTATGCTGAAGCGTACAAAGGAATGGCTGACGCCTACAAAGGCAAAGGAGATATGGACAGTTACAATAAATATCTCAATAAATCAGCAGATATCTACGCAGCGCAAGACAGCCTTGATGACGTAAAAGCCCTATTCATTGAAATCCTGCAAAATGATCCTGACGCGGTCAACCCCTTCAACCGCCTAGGTGTTAAACTCAGAAAAGAAGGTGACTACCACGGGGCCATCAAAGCATACCATCAGGCTTGCACATTTACACCCAACGATGCCAACCTGTATTACAATATGGCCAGAGCCTACACGTACTCCAAAGACTATGAAAGCGCACTGAACTATACAGAACTGAGCTTGCGCCTTGACCCCGGCATGGAGCCGGGAAAAGCCCTGCACACGCAGATAATCAAACTTATGGAAAAGGAACAGCAAAAAACAAATCCGCAAAAAAGCACCACCCTGCAAAAAAAAGTAACTATCGATAACGGCGAATAA
- a CDS encoding methylated-DNA--[protein]-cysteine S-methyltransferase: MIGRTTVYYTTFMSPLCGITLVGNKAGLIHLHLQTGEGKKEFSIAGHWVRDDKFFIEAASQINDFCAGSRTFFKLKLNPQGTEFQKRVWEALRTIPYGETRSYKQVAEKIGNKNAGRAVGMANSKNPIPLIIPCHRVVGANGALTGFAHGLTIKQKLIELERGVMAAE, translated from the coding sequence ATGATTGGCAGAACGACTGTTTATTACACTACATTTATGAGTCCTTTATGCGGAATTACTCTGGTTGGAAATAAAGCAGGGCTGATCCATCTGCACTTGCAAACCGGAGAGGGGAAAAAAGAGTTCTCCATTGCGGGGCATTGGGTTAGAGATGATAAATTTTTCATAGAAGCAGCCAGTCAGATAAACGATTTTTGCGCGGGCAGCCGGACTTTTTTTAAGTTGAAGCTTAATCCGCAAGGGACGGAATTTCAGAAAAGGGTATGGGAAGCATTACGCACAATTCCTTACGGAGAGACTCGTTCTTATAAACAGGTTGCAGAAAAAATTGGAAATAAAAATGCCGGCAGAGCGGTAGGAATGGCAAATTCAAAAAACCCGATACCGCTGATTATTCCCTGCCATAGGGTTGTGGGCGCAAATGGGGCGCTGACCGGATTTGCACATGGGCTTACCATCAAGCAAAAACTTATTGAACTGGAAAGAGGGGTAATGGCGGCTGAGTAA
- a CDS encoding EAL domain-containing protein — MKLVYRYFSIILLLIILTVVSLAGTLFFHVGHSFTRIGEASRESMESTLVYNFIKEGESLAAVLADAMIDPFLVHDRHLFSSLTNALKSIDFVQDVYVYSSDGNILSDGTYSMENYNEPIVSIIPLDDMFSHTSVINQESGLIITTSPVQYDGELLGGVCIVMTSDRIERAISNLDEELHKVERNSYEMLFRAGLGVVIFLLIGAAFLAYWTACRLSEPLKSLSDAMSKVGRGDFQLSLPIERRDEIGSLGRSMLSMARELKNTTISRDFFNGILYGMRDGVIVTDENDNIVIINNAAEILLDSSMTEAVGRSIYDYIDEESYRNFKYEKNTNHKEHGLELKIVPKDGSERHVLVSSSKIKNNEALYKVFILHNITERKKLEDELTFKALHDNLTGLANRHALINRLKVAIARFERDPQRPYAVLFIDLDRFKFINDTLGHNAGDKLLIEISARLKRLTRAEDTVSRLGGDEFIILLNEVEGPDSAAIVADRVLEVIAEPVRLCGENVVVTCSVGLFVSTDSSIDINAVLAKADMAMYEAKKLGRGQFKNYEFDGALTTPEVFHIETGLRKALSNGSLQVFYQPILSVNSDETESVEALARWIHPDHGEIAPDDFIPVAEDAGLICSIFDFVFDEGVAFLKQVELETGRTIRLNINVSAYQITNSTFAASVNEKLIKHSLDPERVTLELTESALISEYDIAKSNIEKLKELGVGLALDDFGTGYSSLTHVLTLPFDYMKIDKTFIFKVHSRNRSSKIFQSILSMGQSLGMRIVAEGVEKVDDLKVIRDRKCDLYQGFLKCKPLPAPEIIEFIKKGGNYPV; from the coding sequence ATGAAACTTGTTTACAGATATTTCAGTATAATTCTGCTGCTTATCATTCTGACTGTGGTCAGTCTGGCGGGCACGCTTTTTTTTCATGTGGGCCATTCGTTTACGCGTATTGGTGAAGCATCCAGAGAATCAATGGAATCAACTCTGGTTTATAATTTTATTAAAGAAGGGGAGTCGCTTGCCGCAGTGCTCGCCGATGCCATGATTGATCCTTTTTTGGTACATGACCGTCACTTGTTCTCTTCATTGACTAATGCTCTTAAAAGTATTGATTTTGTGCAGGATGTTTATGTTTACAGCAGTGACGGAAATATCCTCAGTGACGGAACATATTCTATGGAAAATTATAATGAACCGATTGTCTCTATTATTCCTTTAGATGATATGTTTTCGCATACCAGTGTAATTAATCAGGAATCCGGACTGATTATAACCACCAGCCCGGTTCAGTACGATGGGGAGCTTTTGGGCGGAGTCTGCATTGTCATGACCTCTGATCGTATTGAAAGGGCAATAAGCAATCTTGATGAAGAGCTGCATAAAGTTGAAAGAAATTCGTATGAAATGTTGTTTCGTGCCGGATTAGGTGTAGTTATTTTTCTGCTTATCGGCGCGGCTTTTCTTGCCTATTGGACTGCATGCCGTCTTTCTGAGCCGCTTAAAAGTTTATCGGATGCTATGAGCAAAGTCGGTCGCGGTGATTTCCAGCTGTCTTTGCCGATTGAGCGGCGTGACGAAATAGGATCGCTTGGCAGGTCGATGCTCAGCATGGCCAGAGAGCTTAAAAATACTACTATTTCAAGAGATTTCTTTAACGGTATTTTGTACGGGATGCGTGACGGGGTCATTGTTACCGATGAAAATGATAATATAGTTATCATTAATAATGCTGCGGAAATACTTTTGGATTCCAGCATGACGGAAGCGGTGGGCAGAAGCATTTATGATTATATTGATGAAGAATCCTATCGGAATTTTAAATACGAAAAAAATACGAATCATAAAGAACATGGTCTAGAACTTAAAATTGTGCCCAAAGACGGAAGCGAACGTCATGTTCTGGTCAGCTCATCAAAGATTAAAAATAATGAGGCGTTATACAAGGTTTTTATCCTTCATAATATTACTGAACGTAAGAAGCTGGAGGATGAACTAACTTTCAAAGCTCTTCATGATAACTTGACCGGACTTGCCAACAGACATGCGCTTATCAACAGGCTTAAGGTCGCTATTGCCAGATTTGAACGTGACCCGCAGCGTCCTTATGCGGTGCTTTTTATAGATTTGGACAGGTTTAAGTTTATAAATGATACCTTGGGACATAATGCCGGTGATAAGCTTCTCATTGAGATTTCTGCCCGTCTTAAAAGACTTACCCGTGCTGAAGATACTGTGAGCCGGCTTGGCGGAGATGAGTTCATAATTCTTCTTAATGAAGTGGAGGGGCCTGATTCCGCTGCTATTGTTGCGGATAGAGTATTAGAAGTTATAGCCGAGCCTGTCAGGCTTTGCGGTGAGAATGTTGTTGTCACCTGTAGCGTCGGATTGTTTGTTTCAACGGATAGCAGCATAGATATCAACGCGGTTCTGGCCAAGGCTGATATGGCTATGTATGAGGCTAAAAAGCTTGGAAGAGGGCAGTTCAAAAATTATGAGTTTGACGGTGCTTTGACGACCCCTGAGGTCTTTCATATTGAAACAGGGTTGCGAAAAGCGCTTAGCAACGGCTCTTTACAGGTTTTTTATCAGCCGATTTTAAGTGTAAATAGCGATGAAACTGAATCCGTGGAAGCATTGGCCAGATGGATACATCCCGATCATGGGGAGATTGCACCCGACGATTTCATTCCCGTGGCGGAAGATGCAGGGCTGATCTGTTCTATTTTTGATTTTGTATTTGATGAAGGGGTTGCTTTTCTGAAACAGGTTGAGCTGGAGACTGGAAGGACTATACGGCTCAATATTAATGTTTCTGCATATCAGATAACCAACAGCACTTTTGCTGCCAGCGTTAATGAAAAACTAATTAAGCATTCACTTGATCCTGAACGCGTTACTTTGGAGCTTACCGAGTCTGCGTTGATTAGCGAATATGATATTGCGAAAAGTAATATTGAAAAACTTAAGGAGCTTGGAGTAGGTCTTGCTTTGGATGATTTCGGGACAGGTTATTCCAGCCTGACTCATGTACTGACTTTGCCTTTTGATTATATGAAGATCGACAAAACCTTTATTTTCAAGGTTCATAGCCGGAATAGAAGCAGTAAGATATTTCAAAGTATACTGTCTATGGGGCAGTCCCTTGGAATGAGAATTGTGGCTGAAGGGGTGGAGAAAGTAGATGATCTCAAGGTAATTCGGGACAGAAAATGTGATCTGTATCAGGGATTTCTTAAATGTAAGCCGCTTCCTGCCCCTGAAATTATTGAATTCATCAAAAAAGGCGGTAACTATCCCGTTTGA
- the hpnA gene encoding hopanoid-associated sugar epimerase, giving the protein MNILVTGATGLIGSNLVPVLIEQGFKVRALVRDPARAKKILSDPVEIFAGDLNNSEAMAQALEGCDYLFHLAADYRLWVPDPETMYRTNVEGTKLLMEKALEAAVERIVYTSSVCVLGTGNDETATDEDAKSSIEDMISPYKKTKFQAEEVVSRMVREQGLPAVIVNPSTPVGPGDSRPTPTGTMILNTARNGGLFYADTGLNIAHVEDIAKGHLLALQKGTIGRRYILGGDNLPLKDIFEMTARTTKKAGPKFKVPSSIMYPVGFVGELMARIGLIKEPVATMDSIRMAAKKMYYSSQRAEKELGYPHRPAIDAINDSVDWFKKNGMLD; this is encoded by the coding sequence ATGAATATATTAGTTACCGGCGCAACCGGCTTGATCGGCTCCAACCTTGTCCCTGTTTTAATTGAACAAGGATTCAAAGTCCGTGCTCTTGTCCGCGATCCAGCTAGAGCTAAAAAAATCCTGAGCGACCCGGTCGAAATATTTGCCGGTGATTTGAATAATTCTGAAGCAATGGCACAAGCCCTTGAAGGCTGCGACTATCTTTTTCACCTTGCAGCGGACTATCGCCTCTGGGTTCCCGATCCGGAAACCATGTACCGCACAAATGTGGAAGGAACAAAACTTCTCATGGAAAAAGCACTCGAAGCTGCTGTTGAACGCATTGTCTACACTTCAAGCGTTTGCGTTCTCGGAACCGGCAATGACGAAACTGCTACCGATGAAGATGCAAAATCAAGCATAGAAGACATGATCAGCCCTTACAAAAAAACTAAATTTCAGGCTGAAGAAGTTGTATCGCGCATGGTCAGAGAGCAGGGCCTCCCGGCCGTTATTGTCAACCCCTCAACTCCTGTAGGCCCCGGCGACTCACGCCCCACACCGACAGGAACAATGATACTTAATACCGCCAGAAACGGCGGCCTGTTCTACGCCGACACAGGACTGAACATTGCTCACGTAGAAGACATCGCCAAAGGACACCTGCTGGCATTGCAAAAAGGAACCATCGGGCGAAGATACATTCTCGGAGGAGACAACTTACCCCTCAAAGATATTTTTGAAATGACTGCCCGTACAACAAAGAAAGCCGGTCCAAAGTTTAAAGTCCCGTCATCCATCATGTATCCGGTCGGATTCGTGGGAGAACTCATGGCGAGAATAGGTCTGATCAAAGAACCTGTTGCAACAATGGACAGTATCCGCATGGCAGCAAAAAAAATGTACTACAGCTCACAGAGAGCAGAAAAAGAACTCGGCTACCCCCACCGTCCGGCAATTGATGCAATTAACGACTCGGTCGACTGGTTTAAGAAAAACGGAATGCTCGATTAA
- a CDS encoding putative quinol monooxygenase, giving the protein MIIVNATMQAATGKEKELEEILLELVKGTATEEGAVEYRLHKFADATGKYRFYEKFKDQKAFDFHCETDHFKTLFSKLGPLLAEEAVLDKLELIDSIPESK; this is encoded by the coding sequence ATGATAATAGTTAATGCAACCATGCAAGCTGCAACCGGAAAGGAAAAAGAACTGGAAGAAATTCTGCTTGAGCTGGTAAAAGGAACAGCCACAGAAGAAGGAGCTGTAGAATACAGACTCCACAAATTTGCCGATGCTACAGGAAAATATCGCTTCTATGAAAAGTTCAAAGACCAAAAAGCTTTTGACTTTCACTGTGAGACAGATCACTTCAAAACTCTTTTCTCAAAATTAGGGCCTTTGCTCGCCGAAGAAGCCGTACTCGATAAGCTTGAACTTATCGACTCTATTCCCGAATCAAAATAA
- a CDS encoding M15 family metallopeptidase, protein MIIKANYIRLCIMIVALLILSLTAPVAESKSLHDNFCYLDEVVPDAAFDARYYSENNFVGERINGYNAPKVVLTVVAAKALAEVQKELAPFGLGLKFFDGYRPQRAVHHFVRWAENLSDIRMKSVFYPDVEKKNLFRDGYIAAKSGHSRGSTIDLTIISLHTGKELDMGTPFDFFGPRSWPHNTKLPAQVRANRALLRQIMIANGFKGLKEEWWHFTLRNEPYPETYFDFPVQ, encoded by the coding sequence ATGATTATTAAAGCAAATTATATTCGCTTGTGTATCATGATTGTAGCATTGCTTATTTTGAGTTTAACTGCGCCGGTTGCTGAATCTAAAAGTCTGCATGATAATTTTTGTTATCTGGATGAGGTTGTGCCTGATGCTGCTTTCGATGCCCGTTATTACAGCGAAAACAATTTTGTTGGCGAAAGGATTAACGGTTACAATGCGCCGAAGGTAGTTTTGACAGTAGTCGCAGCCAAGGCTCTGGCAGAGGTACAGAAGGAGCTTGCGCCATTTGGGCTGGGATTGAAGTTTTTTGACGGCTATAGACCGCAGCGGGCGGTGCATCATTTTGTTCGCTGGGCTGAAAATTTATCTGATATCCGGATGAAAAGCGTATTTTACCCTGATGTTGAAAAGAAGAATCTTTTTCGGGATGGTTATATTGCGGCCAAGTCAGGCCATTCACGCGGTTCAACTATCGACCTGACTATTATCAGTCTGCATACGGGAAAAGAACTTGATATGGGAACACCTTTTGATTTTTTCGGGCCTCGGTCGTGGCCGCATAATACAAAACTTCCGGCACAAGTGAGGGCAAACAGGGCTTTGCTGCGCCAAATCATGATTGCTAACGGATTTAAAGGATTAAAAGAGGAATGGTGGCACTTCACTTTGCGTAATGAACCTTATCCGGAAACTTATTTCGATTTTCCAGTGCAATAA
- a CDS encoding DUF2335 domain-containing protein yields the protein MVSESKFDLPVEGEEGEDLAESSALSADQTSPPLDVRELLKNVTPELRMELRSVASKQIHFQGPIPDPETFKAYEQALPGAADRILSMTERQSKHRQEMEKYAIRSENNLQLVGLVFGLIVSLAIIVGGVWCILKGYSIAGTLLTGGALASLVGVFVYGAQGKKDLVSEAREEVEADSENTN from the coding sequence ATGGTTAGTGAATCTAAATTTGATCTTCCTGTAGAGGGCGAAGAAGGTGAAGACTTGGCTGAGTCTAGCGCGCTTTCTGCTGATCAGACTTCGCCTCCGCTAGATGTTCGCGAGTTGCTTAAAAATGTTACTCCTGAACTTAGAATGGAATTGCGCAGTGTTGCATCAAAGCAGATTCATTTTCAAGGCCCTATTCCTGATCCCGAGACTTTTAAGGCTTATGAACAGGCGTTGCCCGGAGCTGCGGATAGAATTTTGTCTATGACGGAACGACAGTCTAAGCATCGTCAAGAAATGGAAAAGTATGCTATACGTTCAGAAAACAATCTTCAGTTGGTTGGCTTGGTTTTTGGCTTGATTGTTTCTCTGGCGATTATTGTAGGCGGTGTGTGGTGTATCCTAAAAGGGTATTCCATTGCCGGAACTCTTTTGACAGGCGGTGCTTTAGCTTCTCTTGTCGGAGTCTTTGTATATGGGGCGCAAGGTAAGAAGGATCTCGTTTCTGAAGCCAGAGAGGAAGTAGAAGCTGACTCTGAAAACACTAATTAG
- the msrB gene encoding peptide-methionine (R)-S-oxide reductase MsrB codes for MQGRIGWVIFISLLVLGVGFVFAESGTGGENEMNKKKKISIATLAGGCFWCVESDLEKVDGIIEVVSGYAGGDVDNPTYEQVSTGTTGHLEVVQVHYDPQLISYAQVLDVFLKHHDPTDPAGSFNDRGIQYTSAIFYHDDKQKEQAEKALAELSASGVFVKPIATKIIPFKEFFKAEDYHQDYYRKNPVRYNWYRYMSGRDAFIEDHWGDAVKPEVSLSEPVSEGKRYVRPDDAELRKILTPLQFKVVREGGTEPAFNNELWDNHRAGIYVDVVSGEPLFSSKDKFDSGTGWPSFTVPIDRDNVIEKEDSSFFMRRVEVRSKNADSHLGHVFDDGPQPAGLRYCINSASLRFIPKEELEEKGYGKYIELFGG; via the coding sequence ATGCAAGGCAGAATAGGCTGGGTTATCTTTATAAGTCTGTTGGTGCTTGGGGTTGGTTTTGTTTTTGCTGAGTCGGGAACAGGCGGAGAAAACGAAATGAATAAGAAAAAAAAGATATCCATAGCAACGCTGGCCGGAGGCTGTTTCTGGTGCGTTGAGTCAGATCTGGAAAAGGTTGACGGAATTATTGAAGTTGTATCCGGATATGCCGGAGGGGATGTTGATAATCCCACATACGAGCAGGTTAGTACCGGAACTACAGGACACCTCGAAGTTGTGCAGGTTCATTATGATCCTCAGTTGATCAGTTATGCGCAGGTGCTTGATGTTTTTCTGAAGCATCATGATCCGACTGATCCGGCAGGGTCGTTTAATGATCGTGGTATACAATATACTTCTGCCATTTTCTATCATGATGATAAGCAAAAGGAGCAGGCAGAAAAGGCACTGGCTGAGTTAAGCGCGTCTGGTGTTTTTGTTAAGCCGATAGCGACGAAGATTATTCCGTTCAAGGAGTTTTTCAAGGCTGAGGATTATCATCAGGACTACTACAGAAAGAACCCTGTTAGATATAATTGGTATCGCTATATGTCCGGTCGAGATGCTTTTATAGAGGATCACTGGGGTGATGCTGTGAAGCCTGAAGTTTCTCTTTCCGAGCCTGTATCAGAAGGAAAAAGGTATGTTCGCCCCGATGATGCCGAGTTGCGTAAGATTTTGACACCTCTTCAGTTCAAGGTAGTCAGAGAGGGTGGTACTGAACCGGCTTTCAATAACGAATTATGGGATAATCATCGGGCAGGGATATACGTAGATGTTGTTTCAGGTGAGCCGCTTTTCAGTTCAAAAGATAAGTTTGACTCCGGAACGGGATGGCCCAGCTTTACCGTCCCTATTGACAGGGATAACGTGATCGAAAAGGAAGACAGCTCTTTTTTTATGCGCAGAGTCGAGGTCCGCTCAAAGAATGCCGACTCACACCTCGGGCATGTTTTTGACGATGGGCCGCAACCTGCCGGACTCCGTTATTGTATAAATTCCGCATCCCTGCGGTTCATCCCCAAGGAAGAACTGGAAGAAAAGGGGTATGGCAAGTATATTGAATTATTTGGTGGGTAG